GCGGTTCACCCGGCGTGCGCTGGCGCGGGCCACGGCGCTGCACCCCGACTGCGCCCGAGACCTGCACCTGGCCGAGCAGTGGGGGTGGAACCCGGAACGCCCCTCGGCCGTGCTTCCCGGCAACGGCGGAATCCGGCGCGACGTCTTTCATCCCGGGCCGCCCGACGCCGAGGTGGCGCGCCGGCACGCGCTCCCCGCCGGCGGCCCGCTGGTGCTCAACGCCCGCGGCTTCCGCGCGTACGTCCGCAACGACACCTTCTTCCGCTCCATCCCGCGGGTACTGGAGCGCCGCCCCGAGGCGGTCTTCGCCGCGGTGGGAATGCAGGGCGACCCCCGCGCCGAGCGGTGGATCCGGGACCTGGGCATCGGCCACGCGGTCCGCCTGCTTCCGCGGGTGGCGCCCGCCGAGATGGCCGCGCTCTTGCGCCTGTCCACCGCCGCGGTGTCGCCCTCGGAGTTCGACGGCACGCCCAACACGCTGCTCGAGGCCATGGCGTGCGGCGCCTTCCCGGTGGCCGGCGACATCGCTTCCGTGCGGGAATGGATCACGGACGGACAGAACGGGCTTCTCTGCGACCCCGCGGACCCCGCCGCGCTGGCCGCCGCCCTTTTGCGGGCGCTGGGGGACGAGCCGCTGCGCCGGGGCGCGGCGGAGCGCAACGCGGCGCTGGTCGCGGAGCGGGCGGATTTCGCTGAGGTGATGCGCCGCGCCGAGGCGTTCTACGCCCGCGTCGTGAACGAGGCCCTCCCCGGCTGAACCGGCCGGGGCGCGGCGGCTCGCGGGGGGGCCCGCGTCCCGTCGTTTCGTCCACCACGTGGCGGGGCGTCGGGTTGTTCCCCCTTGGCGCAGGGTGTAGTTTTGCGGATTGTTTTCGGCACCGCCCGGCAGAAGCGCGCGGTGCATGCAAGGGGCGCGCTTCCGGGTTCCGGGGGCGCCGGATGGCGGGCGCATGTGCGGAATCGCGGGGTTCGCGGGCGAGTTTGACGGGGGCGTGCTTCACGCCATGATCCGCTGTGTGGCCCACCGCGGGCCCGACGGCGAGGGCCGGCGCGTCCTGGAGCCGGGGGGCGGCCGGCGGCGCGTGGGGCTGGCGCACCGCCGGCTTTCCATCATCGACCTGTCCAGCGACGGCGCGCAGCCCATGGGCGTGCGCTGCGGGCGTTGCGGCGCCGCCGAGGGCGCGGGCGACGCCGGGCTGTGGATGACGTACAACGGCGAGATCTACAACTTCCAGGAGCTGCGCCGCGAGCTGGAGTCGCGCGGCCACGCGTTCGGCAGCCGCACGGACAGCGAGGTGCTGCTGCACCTGTACGCCGACGAGGGCCCGGCCATGCTTGAGCGCCTGAACGGCATCTTCGCCCTGGCCATCTACGACGGGCGCCCCTCGGGCCAGCGCGGGGGAATGCGCCCCGGCGACGTGCTGGTGGCGCGCGACGGCCTGGGGGTGAAGCCGCTGTACTACGCGTCGCTCGCCGACGGGGTGCTGTTCGGCTCGGAGATCAAGTCCCTCCTGCAGACGGGGCTCGTTCCCCGCGAGATGGACCCCGAGGCCATCCACTACCACCTGGCCTACCTGTGGGCGCCCTCGCCCAGCACCGTGCTCAAGCACGTGCGCAAGCTGCGCCCGGGCTTCGCCATGGTGCTGCGGGAGGGCCGGGTGGAGCGCGAGTGGTGCCACTACGACCTGCCCTACGGGCGCGAGCACCTGCCCGGCTCCGAGGCCGACATCGCGGCCGAGCTGGCCCGGCAGGTGGAGGCGGCGGTGGACCGGCAGATGGTGGCCGACGTGCCGGTGGGGGCCTTCCTGTCCGGCGGGCTCGACAGCAGCGCCGTGGTGGCCATGATGCGGCGCGTGCGGCCGGACTACACCCCGCGCTGCTACTCCATCGGCTTCCGCGGCGACGAGGACGTGGAGGGGAACCCCGCGGACCTGCCGTACGCGCGCAGGGTGGCGGCGCACCTGGGGGTGGACCTGTGCGTCCTGGAGATCGAGCCCGACGCCATCCGCCACCTGGAGCGCATGCTCTACCACCTGGACGAGCCCCAGGCGGACCCGGCGCCCATCAACGCCCTGCTGATCAGCGAGCAGGCGCGGGCGGACGGGACCAGGGTGCTGCTTTCCGGCGCGGGGGGCGACGACATCTTTTCCGGCTACCGGCGGCACTACGCCCTGCGGATGGAGCGCGCCTGGTCGTGGCTCCCCTTCACCCTCCGCGGCGGGCTGGCCGGCGCCGCGCGCTGGGCGGGCGAGGGCGGCCTGGGGATGATGGACCGCTCCTCCCTGCGCCGCGCGGCCAAGGCCTTCGCCAACGCCGACCTGGACCCCGACCGGCGGATGGCCAGCTACTGGTGGTGGAGCGGCGAGGCGGTGCGCCGCGCCCTGTACACCCCCGCGTTCGCCGCCGCCACCCGCGACGTCGACACGGCCGCGCCGCTGGTCGACAGCCTGCACCGCATTCCCGGCGAGCGCGACCCGCTGAACCGCATGCTGTACCTGGAGGCCAAGCACTTCCTGGCCGACCACAACCTGAACTACACCGACAAGACGGGGATGGCCGCCGGGGTAGAAACCCGGGTGCCGCTGCTGGACCGCGAACTGGTGGACTTCGCCACCCGCATTCCCCCCCGGCTCAAGCAGCAGGGGCGGGTGGGCAAGGCCATCTTCAAGAAGTCGATGGAGCCGTTCCTTCCCCACGACGTCATCTACCGTCCCAAGACCGGCTTCGGCGCGCCGTTGCGCGACTGGCTGCACGGTGAGCTGCGGGAACTGCGCGAGGACACGCTGGGTGCCGCCGCCCTTTCCCGGCGCGGGTGGTTCGATCCCGCCGCCGTCGCCCGGCTGGTGGAGCAGGACCGGCGCGGCGAGGTGGACGCAGCCTACACGATCTTCGCCATGATGTGCATCGAGCTGTGGTGCCGCATGTTCGTGGACGCCCCCCTTCCCGCACGCGCCGCCGCCTGATGCCTTCGCTGTTGTGGGTGAACCACTTCGCCGTCGGCCCGGGGGAGGGCGGCGGCACGCGGCACTTCGAGCTGGGCCGCGAGCTGGCGCGCCGCGGGTGGGGGGTGACGGTGGCCGCGTCGGACCTGAACCTGCACACCCGCCGGTACGCGCGCCGGGCCGGCCCCGGCGACCGCCGGCCGATCGACGAGGCCATCGAGGGGGTGCGCTTCCGCTGGCTGTGGGCGGCCCCGTACGAGCGCAACGACTGGCGCCGCGCCCGGAACTGGCTCTCGTTCAGCTTCCGGGTGTGGCGGCTGCCCCGGAGCGAGCGGCCGGACGTGGTGATCGGCTCGTCGCCCCACCTGTTCGCCGCGCTGGCGGCGGAGCGGCTGGCGGCGCGCTGGGGGCTGCCGTTCGTCTTCGAGGTGCGCGACCTGTGGCCCGAGACGCTTTCCGCCGCGGGCGGGCGGCGCAGCCCGGGGTACGTGGCGCTCGAGAAGATCGCCTGGCGGCTGTACCGGCGCGCCTCGCGCATCGTGGTGCTGGCGCGCGGCTCCGCCGACTACCTGGCCGAGCGAGGGGTACCGCGCGAAAAGCTGGTGCACGTTCCCAACGGCGTGGACGTGTCCGCCTTCGGCGCCATCCAGCGCCCGCCCCGCCCGACGCTGACCCTGGTGTACACGGGGGCGCACGGCCCGCTGAACGGGCTCGACGCGGTGCTGGACGCGGCCGAGCGGCTGCGCGACCGCGCCGACCTCCGCTTCCTGCTCGTCGGCGACGGGCCGGCCAAGGCCGCGCTCGTGGCCGATGCGGAGCGGCGGGGGCTGGCGAACGTGGAGTTCCGCGCCTCCGTTCCCAAGCAGGCCATGCCGGCGCTGCTGGCCGAGGCCGACGCGGGGCTGATGGTGCTGCGCGACGTGCCGCTCTTTTCCTTTGGCGTGAGCCCCAACAAGCTGTTCGACTACCTGGGCGCGGGGCTGCCGGTGGTCTGCAACGTCCCGGGCGAGGTGGCGGAGATGGTCCGCGACGCCGGCGCGGGGGAGCAGGCGGCGGACGCGTCCGGCGCCGCCCTGGCCGACGCCATCGTCCGGCTGGCGGCTCACGCGGCCGACGAGCGCGCACGCATGGGCGAGCGCGGCCGCGCCTGGGTGGCGGGCGAGCACGACCGCCCCGTCCTGGCCGACCGGCTGGATGGAATGCTGCGCTCCCTGGTGGCGGACCGTGCTGCCGGTTGACCGCTGGCCGCAGGCGGTACGCACCGTCGCGCGCACCTACGGGGCGCGCGGGGCCACGCTGCGCGCCCTGCACGAGGCGCGAAAGGCGGCGGGCCGCTTCCGCCCGTCCCCGCGGCGGGCCGTGCCGGACGCGCCCTTCCGGGGGAACCACCCCTTCGGCGTTGACGGACAGCGCCTGCGGAGCGCCACGGACCTCGCGGCCGCGATCGACCGCGCGGACCGCGTGGCGGACGGCTTCCACCACGCGTACCGGTGGACGTGGAAGCCGCTTCCGTCCACGGCGCAGGAGTGGCTGGTCCATCCCGAAACGGCCCACTCGTTCGGGGACGCGCCCTGGTGGACGGTGCCGCACCTGGGCTCGGGCGGCGACATCAAGGACGTGTGGGAGCCGGGGCGCTTCGGGTGGGTGTACGACCTGGTGCGCGGCTGGCTGGTGACGGGCGACACGCGCTACGTGGACGCCTTCCGCCTCCGGTTCGGCACGTGGCGCGCCAGCAGCCCGCCCTTTCGCGGCCCCCACTGGGGGTGCGGGCAGGAGACGGCCATCCGCGCCGCGGCGCTCCTGTACGCCGAGGCCAACCTGCCGCCGGTGGAAGGGATCGCGCAGACGCTGGCGGCTTCGGGCGAGCGCATCGCCGACGCCATCGGCTACGCGGTGTCGCAGCACAACAACCACTCGCTTTCCGAGGCGGCGGGGCTGGTGTGCCTGGGCGTCCGCTTCCGCGGCGCCCA
The window above is part of the Longimicrobium sp. genome. Proteins encoded here:
- a CDS encoding glycosyltransferase, which translates into the protein MSDAGVLPAPAGGARALPRGTRILFVADGRSPIARNWIEHFVARGDEVHLVSTFPCEAGSLRLAGLHVLPVAFARFAGGNVGRGAAPASAGRAAALTRNLRARAVAAAFPTVFGWLAPATLGSHARRLRELVLQIRPEVVHALRIPYEGIVAAEALAGTAYPLVVSVWGNDLELWAERYPLVGRFTRRALARATALHPDCARDLHLAEQWGWNPERPSAVLPGNGGIRRDVFHPGPPDAEVARRHALPAGGPLVLNARGFRAYVRNDTFFRSIPRVLERRPEAVFAAVGMQGDPRAERWIRDLGIGHAVRLLPRVAPAEMAALLRLSTAAVSPSEFDGTPNTLLEAMACGAFPVAGDIASVREWITDGQNGLLCDPADPAALAAALLRALGDEPLRRGAAERNAALVAERADFAEVMRRAEAFYARVVNEALPG
- the asnB gene encoding asparagine synthase (glutamine-hydrolyzing) gives rise to the protein MCGIAGFAGEFDGGVLHAMIRCVAHRGPDGEGRRVLEPGGGRRRVGLAHRRLSIIDLSSDGAQPMGVRCGRCGAAEGAGDAGLWMTYNGEIYNFQELRRELESRGHAFGSRTDSEVLLHLYADEGPAMLERLNGIFALAIYDGRPSGQRGGMRPGDVLVARDGLGVKPLYYASLADGVLFGSEIKSLLQTGLVPREMDPEAIHYHLAYLWAPSPSTVLKHVRKLRPGFAMVLREGRVEREWCHYDLPYGREHLPGSEADIAAELARQVEAAVDRQMVADVPVGAFLSGGLDSSAVVAMMRRVRPDYTPRCYSIGFRGDEDVEGNPADLPYARRVAAHLGVDLCVLEIEPDAIRHLERMLYHLDEPQADPAPINALLISEQARADGTRVLLSGAGGDDIFSGYRRHYALRMERAWSWLPFTLRGGLAGAARWAGEGGLGMMDRSSLRRAAKAFANADLDPDRRMASYWWWSGEAVRRALYTPAFAAATRDVDTAAPLVDSLHRIPGERDPLNRMLYLEAKHFLADHNLNYTDKTGMAAGVETRVPLLDRELVDFATRIPPRLKQQGRVGKAIFKKSMEPFLPHDVIYRPKTGFGAPLRDWLHGELRELREDTLGAAALSRRGWFDPAAVARLVEQDRRGEVDAAYTIFAMMCIELWCRMFVDAPLPARAAA
- a CDS encoding glycosyltransferase family 4 protein — translated: MPSLLWVNHFAVGPGEGGGTRHFELGRELARRGWGVTVAASDLNLHTRRYARRAGPGDRRPIDEAIEGVRFRWLWAAPYERNDWRRARNWLSFSFRVWRLPRSERPDVVIGSSPHLFAALAAERLAARWGLPFVFEVRDLWPETLSAAGGRRSPGYVALEKIAWRLYRRASRIVVLARGSADYLAERGVPREKLVHVPNGVDVSAFGAIQRPPRPTLTLVYTGAHGPLNGLDAVLDAAERLRDRADLRFLLVGDGPAKAALVADAERRGLANVEFRASVPKQAMPALLAEADAGLMVLRDVPLFSFGVSPNKLFDYLGAGLPVVCNVPGEVAEMVRDAGAGEQAADASGAALADAIVRLAAHAADERARMGERGRAWVAGEHDRPVLADRLDGMLRSLVADRAAG
- a CDS encoding heparinase II/III family protein; this encodes MECCAPWWRTVLPVDRWPQAVRTVARTYGARGATLRALHEARKAAGRFRPSPRRAVPDAPFRGNHPFGVDGQRLRSATDLAAAIDRADRVADGFHHAYRWTWKPLPSTAQEWLVHPETAHSFGDAPWWTVPHLGSGGDIKDVWEPGRFGWVYDLVRGWLVTGDTRYVDAFRLRFGTWRASSPPFRGPHWGCGQETAIRAAALLYAEANLPPVEGIAQTLAASGERIADAIGYAVSQHNNHSLSEAAGLVCLGVRFRGAHPEAERWLRSGRRWLATLIEEQFAPDGWYVQHSFTYLRLALDQCVVAERALRSIGLALPDEAVARLKAGVALLLAVMEGQTGTVPNHGANDGAFVHPVTTAGFRDFRPAVTAACATWRIPLPDDVPADPEPLAWLGLDAPPAAPARGDGVWSGSSGWAV